The Nonlabens spongiae genome contains a region encoding:
- a CDS encoding DUF6341 family protein: protein MKEVFEAIAWFHEEVLFVPFDALRELENDNWWLANTITWISIIILCVAVGYWMKQLRIFEQNGEEDKTQTAHSFLGKNQQ from the coding sequence ATGAAAGAAGTTTTTGAGGCAATTGCATGGTTTCACGAGGAGGTTCTCTTCGTTCCTTTTGATGCGTTGAGAGAATTGGAAAATGATAACTGGTGGCTGGCAAATACAATAACCTGGATATCTATTATCATACTATGTGTTGCTGTAGGCTACTGGATGAAGCAGCTTCGCATCTTTGAGCAAAATGGTGAAGAGGACAAAACTCAAACTGCTCACTCCTTCCTAGGAAAGAATCAGCAGTAA
- the purD gene encoding phosphoribosylamine--glycine ligase, with amino-acid sequence MNVLILGAGGREHAFAHSINNSPLLTQLYVAPGNAGTAKIAENINLSVTDFPSIKKFCIESKIEMVVVGPEAPLVEGIYDFFKSDKELHHVNVIGPSREAAHLEGSKEYAKQFMVKHGIPTAAYESFTASTLKQGMEFIDRLTPPYVLKADGLAGGKGVLIIQDREEAKQALEDMLVSGKFGAASNKVVIEEYLDGIEMSVFVMTDGNSYKILPTAKDYKRIGEGDTGLNTGGMGAVSPVPFADDELMQKIEDNIVKPTVDGLKTDDLEYKGFIFIGLMIVNKNPYVIEYNVRMGDPETEVVLPRIKSDLLEHLHAFAKAELSKQHLEIDPRSATTVMCVSGGYPEAYEKGKEISGLEKVEGSIVFHAGTTLADEGKVVTSGGRVLAITSFADDFKEALKKSYHNASKLHYDRIYYRKDIGFDL; translated from the coding sequence ATGAACGTTTTGATACTGGGTGCGGGAGGTAGAGAACACGCATTTGCTCATTCTATAAACAATAGTCCGCTATTGACCCAGCTTTATGTGGCTCCGGGAAATGCCGGAACCGCAAAAATTGCTGAAAACATCAACCTTTCCGTAACTGACTTCCCCAGCATTAAAAAATTCTGTATAGAATCTAAAATTGAAATGGTCGTTGTTGGACCAGAAGCACCACTTGTTGAAGGCATTTATGATTTCTTCAAGTCAGATAAGGAGCTCCATCACGTAAATGTCATAGGTCCCTCAAGAGAAGCCGCGCACCTAGAAGGTTCTAAAGAGTATGCAAAGCAATTTATGGTAAAGCACGGCATTCCTACCGCCGCCTATGAAAGCTTCACCGCCTCGACTCTTAAGCAAGGTATGGAGTTCATTGATCGACTTACGCCCCCTTACGTGCTCAAGGCTGATGGCCTCGCGGGAGGTAAAGGCGTCTTGATTATTCAAGATAGAGAAGAAGCTAAGCAAGCTCTGGAAGACATGCTGGTTTCTGGAAAATTTGGCGCTGCGTCTAATAAGGTTGTGATTGAGGAATATCTAGATGGTATTGAGATGAGCGTCTTCGTCATGACAGATGGAAATAGCTATAAAATCCTTCCTACCGCAAAAGATTATAAAAGAATAGGTGAGGGAGATACAGGCCTCAATACGGGCGGTATGGGAGCGGTATCACCCGTCCCGTTTGCAGATGATGAGCTCATGCAAAAAATTGAGGATAATATTGTAAAACCTACGGTGGACGGTCTGAAAACAGATGATTTAGAATACAAAGGCTTCATTTTTATAGGACTCATGATCGTGAACAAAAATCCCTATGTGATTGAATACAACGTGCGCATGGGCGACCCAGAGACTGAAGTGGTCTTACCGCGTATAAAAAGTGATTTGCTGGAACATTTGCACGCTTTCGCGAAAGCGGAACTCTCCAAACAACATCTAGAAATCGATCCACGATCTGCAACAACCGTAATGTGCGTCTCAGGCGGTTATCCAGAGGCTTATGAAAAAGGTAAGGAGATCAGTGGGCTTGAAAAGGTGGAAGGATCAATCGTTTTTCACGCGGGAACCACTCTGGCAGATGAAGGCAAAGTAGTTACCAGCGGTGGTCGCGTTTTAGCTATTACCAGCTTTGCAGATGATTTCAAGGAGGCACTAAAAAAATCCTATCACAATGCCTCAAAATTGCATTACGATAGGATCTATTATCGCAAGGATATAGGTTTTGACCTATAA
- a CDS encoding phenylacetate--CoA ligase family protein, with the protein MDLFKSVLKLKGFPIDQATERLQEIQSIPDSAYAEYLENRKNDILKFHFENNAYYKNILGGQLPKIWNDVPILTKKDLQAPLSNRLSKGYEKGVYVNKTSGSSGTPFIFAKDKFSHALTWAYILDRYNNYDIDFGKALQARFYGIPLDFVGYRKERLKDFLSHRYRFPVFDLSDNVLDEYVKTFAKKSFQYVYGYTSSLVLFAKYLKSKNLVLNEVCPSLKSCIVTSEMLFPEDKKLLEESFGVFVINEYGASELDLIAFTNKDDEFELNNQTLFIEIVDDDHQPVPHGTTGNIIVTSLYNKAHSMIRYAIGDLGIIDPASTAKNQILKKLVGRTNDVAVLAKDKKVPGLTFYYVTKSVIDDTANIKEFIVEQLAVDEFKVTYTADQIIGSGKEKAIKEALEKYVGTGLKISIVKVDQLDRGARGKLKQFISHL; encoded by the coding sequence TTGGACTTATTTAAAAGCGTTTTAAAACTTAAAGGGTTCCCTATAGATCAAGCGACTGAACGACTTCAGGAGATCCAATCCATCCCTGATAGCGCATACGCCGAATATCTTGAAAATAGAAAAAACGACATTCTCAAGTTTCATTTTGAAAATAACGCCTATTACAAGAATATTTTAGGCGGACAGCTTCCTAAAATCTGGAACGATGTCCCCATTCTGACCAAAAAAGATCTACAAGCTCCTTTATCAAATAGGCTATCTAAAGGATACGAAAAAGGGGTTTATGTGAATAAAACTTCTGGCTCTAGTGGTACACCATTCATTTTTGCCAAGGACAAGTTTTCACATGCCTTGACTTGGGCCTACATTTTAGATCGTTACAATAATTACGATATTGATTTTGGGAAGGCTTTACAAGCTCGATTTTATGGAATCCCTCTTGATTTTGTAGGTTATAGAAAGGAAAGGCTGAAGGATTTTCTAAGTCATAGATATCGCTTTCCTGTTTTTGATCTATCTGATAATGTCCTGGATGAATATGTCAAGACCTTTGCGAAGAAGTCCTTTCAATATGTTTATGGATACACCAGTTCTCTTGTACTTTTTGCTAAATACTTGAAATCAAAAAATCTTGTTCTAAATGAAGTTTGCCCAAGTCTTAAGAGCTGCATCGTGACTAGTGAGATGTTGTTTCCCGAGGACAAAAAATTGCTGGAGGAGAGCTTCGGTGTATTTGTAATCAATGAATATGGTGCGAGCGAACTGGACCTGATCGCCTTCACTAATAAAGATGATGAATTTGAACTGAATAACCAGACGTTGTTTATTGAGATCGTAGATGATGATCATCAGCCCGTGCCTCACGGTACGACTGGAAATATTATTGTGACCTCTTTATATAACAAGGCACATTCTATGATACGATATGCCATAGGAGATTTAGGAATAATAGACCCTGCAAGTACCGCCAAAAACCAAATTTTGAAAAAATTAGTAGGTCGCACTAACGATGTTGCCGTTCTCGCTAAAGATAAAAAAGTCCCGGGACTCACTTTTTATTATGTCACCAAAAGTGTCATAGACGACACAGCAAACATTAAAGAATTTATTGTTGAGCAGTTAGCTGTCGATGAATTTAAGGTGACCTATACGGCAGACCAAATTATAGGATCCGGAAAAGAAAAAGCGATCAAAGAGGCTTTGGAGAAATATGTCGGCACTGGTTTGAAGATCTCAATAGTAAAAGTAGATCAACTTGATCGTGGGGCTCGAGGCAAGCTAAAACAATTTATTTCTCATTTGTAA
- a CDS encoding glycosyltransferase family 4 protein has protein sequence MERREILIISNYYPPESGAAANRIQTLAQSLRDHGIDTQIVCPLPNYPTGQVFREFRGKLCTKTTEDSITVNRLWLWPSKSENKLVRLFSMLSFALSLSLYLIFSKTPKKVIIQYSPVFVGFAGVFWCWILGKRIILNVSDLWPLAGLEMGLLNKGTYYTLLEKMESFCYQKSDLILGQSEEILEHVKKQTKEKELFLYRNYPTFAPPQPVDKPIKKPIKIVYAGLVGVAQGLSKIFSQITIPDHVEFHIYGDGPDMSSLENLKKTQITFHGSVSRDVLHQELQNYDLAFVPLITRIYGSVPSKIFEYSRLGLPLLYMGGGEGGDVVKNNEIGWVIEVGNYKQLERFLEQLDQKSFEGMAKSQIQKRAVGSFDFNDQFKNLVEKL, from the coding sequence ATGGAAAGGAGAGAAATACTCATCATTTCAAATTACTACCCTCCAGAGAGTGGTGCAGCTGCCAATAGAATTCAAACGCTGGCTCAGTCTCTTAGAGATCATGGTATTGATACTCAGATAGTCTGTCCGTTACCTAATTATCCTACTGGGCAAGTCTTCAGAGAATTTAGAGGCAAATTATGCACAAAAACTACAGAAGATTCTATCACTGTAAACCGACTATGGTTGTGGCCCAGTAAGTCTGAAAATAAGTTAGTGCGCTTGTTTAGCATGCTATCATTTGCTCTCAGCCTCAGTTTGTATTTGATTTTCTCAAAAACTCCCAAAAAAGTTATTATTCAATACTCACCTGTTTTTGTAGGATTTGCTGGTGTTTTTTGGTGCTGGATTCTAGGTAAGAGGATCATTTTGAATGTTTCGGACTTATGGCCATTGGCGGGTCTTGAAATGGGATTATTGAATAAAGGAACTTATTATACCCTGCTTGAAAAGATGGAATCTTTCTGCTATCAAAAAAGTGATCTAATTTTAGGACAGTCAGAAGAAATCTTAGAGCACGTTAAGAAACAAACAAAAGAAAAAGAACTTTTTCTCTATCGTAACTACCCCACTTTTGCACCACCTCAACCGGTTGACAAACCGATCAAAAAACCTATTAAAATAGTTTATGCTGGACTGGTAGGTGTTGCTCAAGGACTCTCTAAGATATTTTCACAGATAACAATTCCGGATCATGTTGAATTTCATATCTATGGTGATGGACCAGATATGAGTTCCTTAGAGAATCTCAAAAAAACACAAATTACGTTTCACGGATCAGTATCTCGAGATGTTCTACATCAAGAACTGCAAAATTATGATCTTGCGTTTGTCCCGCTTATAACACGCATTTACGGATCAGTGCCTTCTAAAATCTTCGAATATTCTAGGTTGGGTTTGCCATTACTTTACATGGGCGGTGGAGAAGGTGGTGATGTTGTGAAAAATAATGAAATAGGTTGGGTTATTGAGGTAGGCAACTATAAACAATTGGAGCGCTTTTTAGAGCAGCTTGATCAGAAATCATTTGAAGGGATGGCTAAAAGTCAAATTCAAAAAAGAGCAGTAGGAAGTTTTGATTTTAATGATCAATTCAAAAATCTAGTAGAGAAGCTTTAG
- a CDS encoding undecaprenyl-phosphate glucose phosphotransferase, whose protein sequence is MSTRTLLNISEDKIAYSNKRFSGFIKPISYVVDLAVIITLAYFFFHEDVEIFTFGLFVGICWVVISMQIDFYKIRRNTELSTLLIKIVKQGLFFLFVVFAFFGYFYKIDQESVFIFNYFGTTMGAIALIKLSLFFFLKNYRSALGGNYRTVVILGKNSETERLHKFFTTHDDLGYRSKDFIDVKQGDFDLMSFMETVLEQNIDEIFCSVKELSNNQLLDLTDFADNNLRTLKFIPDTEAVMSKQLNYDYYGLTPVLSLREIPLDDLANKIFKRSFDILFSVLVILGLLSWLIPIIALIIKLESKGPVFFKQKRNGLDYREFTCYKFRSMVPNKIAHLNQVTRGDKRITKIGRFLRKSSIDELPQFFNVLIGDMSVVGPRPHMVSHTNMYAQRIDKFMVRHFVKPGITGLAQVSGYRGEVETEEDIKGRVRNDIFYIENWSLGMDLKIIFKTVSNVFTGEDKAY, encoded by the coding sequence GTGAGCACAAGGACTTTGCTAAACATATCAGAAGATAAGATTGCATACAGCAACAAGCGGTTTTCGGGTTTTATCAAACCCATTTCCTACGTTGTTGATCTTGCAGTAATTATTACCCTAGCCTACTTTTTCTTTCATGAAGATGTTGAAATTTTCACGTTCGGTTTGTTTGTAGGAATTTGCTGGGTAGTGATCTCCATGCAGATCGACTTCTATAAAATCAGGCGTAATACGGAGCTGAGTACCTTACTCATTAAAATCGTGAAACAAGGCTTATTTTTCTTATTTGTGGTCTTTGCATTTTTTGGTTATTTCTATAAGATCGATCAAGAAAGTGTTTTCATTTTCAATTATTTCGGTACAACCATGGGTGCTATTGCCCTCATTAAATTATCGTTGTTTTTCTTTCTGAAAAATTATAGAAGTGCTCTAGGGGGTAATTACCGTACGGTGGTCATACTGGGTAAAAACTCAGAAACAGAACGTCTTCATAAATTCTTTACCACTCATGATGATTTAGGTTATCGTTCTAAAGATTTCATCGATGTCAAGCAAGGTGATTTTGATCTAATGAGTTTTATGGAAACTGTATTGGAACAGAACATTGATGAGATATTCTGTAGTGTGAAGGAGTTGAGCAATAATCAACTTCTGGACCTTACCGACTTTGCAGACAATAATCTACGCACGCTAAAGTTTATTCCAGACACTGAGGCAGTCATGTCCAAGCAATTGAATTATGACTATTACGGATTGACTCCAGTCCTGAGTCTAAGAGAAATACCTTTAGATGATCTCGCTAATAAAATTTTTAAGCGTTCTTTTGATATTTTATTCTCGGTCTTAGTCATTTTAGGTTTACTCTCGTGGTTGATTCCTATTATTGCACTAATCATCAAACTTGAATCTAAAGGACCTGTCTTTTTCAAGCAGAAAAGAAATGGATTGGACTACCGTGAGTTTACTTGTTACAAGTTTCGATCTATGGTACCCAATAAAATTGCGCACCTTAATCAGGTGACTAGAGGAGATAAACGCATTACCAAAATCGGGAGGTTTTTAAGAAAATCCAGTATCGATGAACTACCTCAATTTTTCAATGTTTTAATAGGCGACATGAGCGTGGTAGGCCCACGACCTCATATGGTAAGCCACACAAATATGTACGCACAACGCATCGATAAATTCATGGTAAGGCACTTTGTTAAGCCTGGAATTACAGGTTTAGCCCAAGTAAGTGGTTACAGAGGTGAGGTTGAAACAGAGGAAGATATTAAAGGTCGGGTACGCAATGATATATTCTACATCGAGAACTGGAGCCTGGGTATGGATCTAAAGATTATTTTCAAGACTGTCTCAAATGTGTTTACCGGAGAGGATAAAGCCTACTAA
- a CDS encoding UDP-glucuronic acid decarboxylase family protein → MSKRILITGAAGFLGSHLCDRFIGEGYRVVGMDNLITGDLKNIEHLFALEQFEFYHHDVSNFVHVAGELDYILHFASPASPIDYLKIPIQTLKVGSLGTHNLLGLAMNKNARLLIASTSEVYGDPLVHPQSEEYYGNVNTIGPRGVYDEAKRFQESMTMAYHRFHGLETRIVRIFNTYGPRMRLNDGRVIPAFMGQALRGEDLTVFGDGSQTRSFCFVDDQVEGIYRLLHSDYSDPVNIGNPHEITILDFAKEIVKLTGTDQKIIFKDLPQDDPLRRRPDISVAKQLLGWEPKTSREEGMKKTFEYFKSLSKEELGKREHKDFAKHIRR, encoded by the coding sequence ATGAGCAAAAGGATTTTAATCACTGGAGCGGCTGGTTTCTTGGGATCGCACCTTTGTGATCGATTCATAGGTGAAGGTTATCGTGTTGTAGGAATGGATAATCTCATCACGGGAGACCTTAAGAATATTGAACACCTTTTTGCTCTCGAGCAATTTGAATTTTACCACCACGATGTGTCCAATTTTGTACATGTTGCTGGAGAGCTGGATTACATCTTGCATTTTGCCAGTCCAGCAAGCCCTATAGATTATCTGAAAATTCCCATTCAGACGCTTAAAGTAGGCTCATTGGGTACGCATAACTTGTTGGGCCTTGCCATGAACAAGAATGCGCGGCTGCTCATTGCTAGCACGAGTGAGGTCTATGGTGACCCATTAGTGCATCCACAAAGTGAAGAATACTACGGTAATGTAAATACTATAGGACCTCGCGGCGTTTATGATGAGGCAAAGCGTTTTCAAGAGTCCATGACTATGGCCTATCATAGGTTTCACGGGTTAGAAACTCGTATCGTGCGTATTTTTAATACGTATGGACCGCGCATGAGACTCAATGACGGTCGTGTAATCCCGGCTTTTATGGGACAAGCCTTGAGAGGTGAGGATTTAACGGTTTTTGGAGATGGAAGTCAAACGAGATCCTTTTGTTTTGTAGATGATCAGGTAGAAGGAATCTATCGTTTATTGCACAGCGATTATTCAGATCCCGTGAACATAGGTAATCCACATGAGATTACTATTTTAGACTTTGCCAAAGAGATTGTAAAACTGACCGGGACAGATCAAAAAATCATTTTTAAAGACTTACCACAAGATGATCCCTTAAGAAGGCGACCGGATATATCAGTAGCTAAGCAACTGCTGGGCTGGGAACCTAAGACATCTCGTGAGGAGGGAATGAAGAAAACCTTTGAATATTTTAAATCCCTTTCAAAGGAAGAACTGGGAAAACGTGAGCACAAGGACTTTGCTAAACATATCAGAAGATAA
- the hflX gene encoding GTPase HflX — translation MLEQDDHNYEKAILIGVVTQQQTEEKLEEYLDELEFLAYTAGATVLKRFTQKMQHPNPKTFIGSGKMEEVAAYVETHDVGTVIFDDELTPAQQKNIEKILKSKIIDRTYLILDIFAQRAQTSYARTQVELAQYEYLLPRLVGLWTHLERQKGGIGMRGPGETEIETDRRIVRDRISLLKKKLVTIDKQMATQRGNRGKLVRVALVGYTNVGKSTLMNVVSKSDVFAENKLFATLDTTVRKVVVGNLPFLLTDTVGFIRKLPTQLVESFKSTLDEVREADLLLHVVDISHESFEDHIASVNGILEEIEALSKPTVMVFNKIDQYKAEAYDETDLMTERTTAHYSLEEWQKTWMARDVDAIFISAIEKENMEDFRKLVYDKVREIHVQRFPYNSFLYPDYSEEE, via the coding sequence ATGCTAGAACAGGACGATCACAATTACGAGAAGGCTATACTCATAGGGGTGGTAACCCAGCAACAAACTGAGGAAAAACTCGAAGAATACCTCGACGAACTTGAGTTTCTTGCCTATACCGCAGGAGCGACAGTTTTAAAGCGATTCACGCAGAAAATGCAGCATCCCAATCCCAAAACCTTTATTGGTTCTGGTAAAATGGAAGAAGTAGCCGCTTATGTGGAAACGCATGATGTAGGGACAGTGATTTTTGATGATGAGCTCACTCCTGCTCAGCAGAAAAACATCGAGAAGATCCTGAAATCAAAGATCATCGATCGTACTTATTTGATTTTGGACATTTTTGCCCAGCGTGCTCAAACCAGTTATGCGCGTACACAGGTGGAACTGGCGCAGTACGAGTATCTGTTACCCAGACTTGTAGGTTTATGGACACACCTTGAGCGCCAAAAAGGAGGAATCGGGATGCGTGGTCCTGGAGAAACCGAGATCGAGACTGACCGTCGTATCGTGCGCGATCGTATAAGCCTGCTCAAGAAAAAATTGGTCACGATCGATAAACAAATGGCGACTCAGCGTGGCAATCGTGGCAAGTTGGTGCGTGTAGCGCTTGTGGGTTATACTAACGTGGGGAAGTCCACACTCATGAACGTGGTCTCAAAAAGCGATGTTTTTGCGGAAAACAAATTATTTGCGACACTTGACACCACGGTGCGTAAAGTAGTAGTAGGCAACCTGCCTTTTTTGCTGACTGATACGGTAGGATTTATCAGAAAACTACCTACCCAACTCGTAGAATCTTTCAAATCAACGCTCGATGAGGTTCGTGAGGCCGATTTATTATTACACGTCGTGGATATTTCCCACGAGTCTTTTGAAGACCACATCGCGTCAGTAAATGGAATTCTGGAAGAAATTGAAGCGCTGAGTAAACCTACGGTTATGGTTTTCAATAAAATCGATCAGTACAAAGCGGAAGCTTATGACGAGACCGACCTAATGACCGAGCGAACCACAGCGCATTACTCGCTGGAAGAATGGCAAAAAACCTGGATGGCCCGCGATGTCGATGCGATTTTCATCTCGGCTATCGAGAAGGAAAATATGGAAGACTTCAGAAAACTGGTCTACGACAAGGTGCGCGAGATTCATGTACAGCGCTTCCCATACAATTCATTCTTGTATCCTGATTATAGCGAGGAGGAGTAA
- a CDS encoding outer membrane beta-barrel protein produces the protein MIRNLKALSFLIFVLLTSSVYGQFGELCVDCYPSVEVGGVNSSINGFDNTSSKTGFYIGYFNYRWISDSFALRAGGTYQNLGVQIDDAEDNFIIHSINFPVSLHYTYQNKFQGFIGGELGTNLFGSYPESNEPSNITGANDVDIREVVSFLDASIFLGVGVIISDNIDINLRYNLGVTDVRSQEFNTEGEEWNENWLTLSIAYTWRD, from the coding sequence ATGATTAGAAATTTGAAAGCTCTCTCGTTTCTGATTTTCGTTCTATTGACTTCAAGTGTATATGGACAATTTGGTGAACTTTGCGTAGACTGTTACCCTAGTGTTGAGGTGGGAGGGGTTAATTCCAGTATAAACGGTTTTGATAATACCAGTTCCAAAACAGGGTTTTATATCGGCTATTTTAATTATAGGTGGATAAGTGATTCTTTCGCTTTGAGAGCTGGTGGAACTTATCAAAATCTAGGTGTACAAATAGATGATGCTGAAGACAATTTTATTATCCATTCTATAAATTTTCCGGTAAGTCTGCATTATACCTATCAAAATAAGTTCCAAGGTTTCATAGGTGGTGAGCTTGGTACAAACCTGTTCGGCTCTTATCCTGAATCTAACGAGCCGTCTAATATTACAGGTGCTAATGATGTCGACATACGAGAAGTTGTTTCTTTTCTGGATGCCAGCATATTCCTTGGGGTTGGTGTGATTATATCTGATAACATTGACATCAACCTAAGATACAACCTAGGCGTGACCGATGTCAGAAGTCAAGAATTCAACACAGAAGGTGAGGAATGGAATGAAAACTGGTTGACTTTAAGCATAGCTTATACTTGGAGGGATTGA
- a CDS encoding DUF2797 domain-containing protein, with protein MVITGTLRKMQTELKETVQYYEVFRDDFVHVNALLNQKISLKHVANECLNCGLDKKIWRQGFCYDCFSQIPQAGDWIMKPELSRAHLDEEDRDLEYEKRVQLQPHIVYLANSSNVKVGVTRKSQIPTRWIDQGAHEAVIIAETPNRYLAGITEVALKDYVADKTNWRTMLTNKIEDVDLLRFRESILPHIPKEAQEHIVEVNEETLIHFPVEQYPKKVKSVNLTKTPEHSGILKGIKGQYLIFEDGHVMNVRSHEGFVVELRVG; from the coding sequence ATGGTTATAACGGGCACGCTGCGCAAGATGCAAACAGAACTTAAGGAAACCGTCCAATATTACGAGGTTTTCAGGGATGATTTTGTGCATGTCAACGCCCTATTGAATCAAAAAATTAGCCTCAAACACGTGGCAAATGAGTGTCTTAACTGCGGTCTGGATAAAAAGATCTGGCGACAGGGGTTTTGTTATGATTGCTTTTCCCAGATTCCGCAAGCGGGTGACTGGATTATGAAACCAGAACTGAGCCGCGCCCATCTCGATGAAGAAGATCGCGATCTGGAATATGAAAAACGCGTGCAGCTGCAACCGCACATCGTTTATCTCGCAAACAGCAGCAATGTAAAAGTAGGCGTGACCCGCAAGTCCCAGATTCCCACACGCTGGATTGATCAAGGCGCACACGAGGCTGTCATCATCGCCGAAACGCCTAACCGTTATCTCGCTGGAATCACAGAAGTTGCCCTAAAAGACTATGTAGCCGATAAAACCAACTGGCGCACGATGCTGACCAATAAAATTGAAGATGTGGATTTGTTACGCTTTCGCGAAAGCATACTCCCCCACATTCCCAAAGAGGCTCAAGAGCACATCGTCGAAGTCAACGAAGAAACGCTCATCCATTTCCCGGTAGAGCAATACCCAAAAAAGGTCAAATCTGTCAACCTTACAAAAACCCCTGAACACAGCGGCATCTTAAAAGGAATCAAAGGGCAGTACCTCATTTTTGAAGACGGTCACGTCATGAACGTGCGCAGCCACGAGGGCTTTGTGGTGGAGTTGAGGGTGGGGTGA
- a CDS encoding GH3 auxin-responsive promoter family protein, protein MANALLNSVVSWFLKKRIHDMELFMKHPQELQFNVLYDLVYFARYTEYGRKYGFSSIRSYKDFTERVPLTDYEGSRADIERSKNGEGNIFWPTDIRWFAMSSGTTNTKSKFIPVSQESLEDCHYAAAKDLLCMYLNNNPDSKLFKGKGLRLGGSKKLDKRAGTAAGDLSSILIDNMPFWADYSSTPGNEIALLADWEVKMPAIVQETIHENVTSLAGVPSWMMVLLNNVLETTGYDHILEVWPAMEVFFHGGVSFEPYAAPFKKLLPADHIKYYETYNASEGFFAIQDTNDSKELLLMLDYGIFYEFIPIDTYGTPQEKVIPLDEVELGKNYAVIITTNAGLWRYNVGDTVRFTSRDPYRIKVTGRTKHHINVFGEELVIENAENALKMTIKDYPCTIKDYTVAPIFMEGKEKGAHEWMLEFGEEPDDFYAFAKALDLNLQHVNSDYEAKRYNNTTLREPVIHKAEQNVFYNWLKEKGKLGGQHKIPRLSNSREYLEELLVIHRKQNDQVTF, encoded by the coding sequence ATGGCAAATGCCCTGCTCAATTCCGTCGTATCATGGTTTCTCAAGAAACGCATACACGATATGGAGCTTTTTATGAAACACCCACAAGAGCTGCAGTTTAATGTGCTCTATGATCTGGTGTATTTTGCTCGGTACACAGAATACGGTAGAAAATACGGTTTCTCAAGCATCAGATCCTACAAGGATTTTACGGAGCGCGTCCCACTGACGGACTATGAAGGCTCCCGTGCCGATATAGAACGCAGCAAAAATGGCGAGGGAAATATCTTTTGGCCTACCGACATTCGCTGGTTTGCCATGAGCAGTGGAACCACAAATACCAAAAGTAAATTCATACCTGTAAGTCAGGAATCGCTGGAAGATTGCCATTATGCCGCAGCAAAAGACCTGCTGTGTATGTACCTCAACAACAATCCTGACTCTAAACTCTTCAAAGGTAAAGGACTGCGGCTGGGTGGAAGTAAAAAACTAGACAAACGCGCCGGCACCGCCGCTGGGGATCTGAGCAGCATTTTGATAGATAACATGCCCTTCTGGGCAGATTATAGTTCCACGCCCGGCAATGAGATTGCTCTTCTTGCCGACTGGGAAGTAAAAATGCCAGCGATCGTTCAGGAAACGATTCATGAAAACGTGACCAGTCTGGCAGGCGTACCTTCTTGGATGATGGTTCTGCTCAACAATGTTTTGGAGACCACTGGCTACGACCATATTCTTGAAGTGTGGCCGGCGATGGAAGTATTCTTTCATGGTGGCGTGAGCTTTGAGCCCTATGCCGCACCTTTTAAAAAGCTACTACCAGCAGACCACATCAAATATTACGAGACCTACAACGCCAGTGAGGGTTTCTTTGCGATTCAAGATACTAACGACAGTAAAGAGCTGTTGCTCATGCTGGACTACGGGATTTTCTATGAGTTCATTCCCATAGACACTTATGGAACTCCGCAAGAGAAGGTGATTCCGCTGGACGAGGTTGAGCTGGGTAAAAACTATGCAGTGATTATTACCACAAACGCTGGTTTATGGCGCTACAACGTGGGTGATACGGTGCGGTTTACCAGCCGCGATCCCTATCGCATCAAGGTCACCGGTCGTACTAAACATCACATTAATGTTTTTGGTGAGGAGCTGGTGATTGAGAATGCAGAGAACGCTTTAAAAATGACCATCAAAGACTATCCTTGCACCATTAAGGACTATACTGTTGCTCCCATTTTTATGGAAGGCAAGGAAAAGGGTGCTCATGAGTGGATGCTGGAATTTGGCGAGGAGCCCGATGATTTTTACGCTTTCGCGAAAGCGCTAGACCTCAACCTGCAACACGTCAATAGCGACTACGAGGCAAAAAGATATAACAATACCACACTGCGGGAACCCGTGATCCACAAAGCGGAACAAAACGTTTTTTACAACTGGCTCAAGGAAAAAGGCAAGCTGGGCGGTCAGCACAAAATACCTAGATTAAGCAACAGTCGCGAGTATCTGGAAGAACTACTCGTGATACATCGTAAACAAAACGACCAAGTCACTTTTTAA